The Pseudochaenichthys georgianus chromosome 20, fPseGeo1.2, whole genome shotgun sequence genomic interval TTATCAAATGGCAGAAGATTCCGAAGGATATTCGCTTTGATATCAAACTGAAAAAGATAGTTAATATTTGAGCttcataaaaaagcattttcttATACTTTTGCATGAACAATTGCTTTAAAATGAGTTGCTCCATCGTTGCAGCGAAGAACCAAAGCCAATAATCATTGAATATTAAAGATCGAGACTTAAAGAGACTGCCATTAGTGAAATGGTGCAACACTGCTAGAGTCCAGCTGTCAGCAAATAAACCGAGCCGCCCTAAACGGCATCTGAACCAACGTGCTGAAACTAACACATAAATGATAAAGTCAATCCAACATGGACGCCGTAGAGACCGAGCTGCAGTTTGACTTTAGTCATTGCCACAAACGACACTGAGCAGCAGAGTTAAAATAAACAGCATTTTATTGCGTACCCTGTTCCACTCCACTTCCTCCTTATAATACGTTGAGCTGTTTTCCCTTCAGCTCATACTGTACAAACCTTTAACAAGACCACAGGAAAAACGGCTATAAAAACAGAACATTCAGCCGTCGAGGGAGGCACATATTTACAAGCAATTCCATTTGGAAGACGATCATCATGACATTGAAATAGTGCAAAGAACAGGCAGTGCAAAGTCCACAGGACACCTGAGGGAGAGACTGGAGGTCGTGTCGTGTTTGTCCTCGCAGTATTTTCACAGAATGactacaatttaaaatgttgtcAATTTTGTCGGTTAAGATTGTTTTTGTAAACCAATCAAACTCAAATGGAATAAGACAATTATACGGCCGAACTGAGACGGTCCAGACGAGGACAAACATCTTGGTAATCTGAACAAGTGAGTGTTCGCACCCTGACAAAACAGTTATTTCAAACTTTTGACTTTAAATTCAAGATTAGATCCAGCAGCGTCGAGGTAGACAACATACACAAGTAattcatgtataaaaaaaaaatcatgccaataaaaaaacaatgcaACTTAGATTGGTATTGCAGTGAGTCTGAGGTAGATCTGTTCGGTTGTATAGCTGTTTGTGGCACAAAGAAACCACGTAATACTCCACACACTGACGAACAATAAGGAGAAATAGcaacataaaaaaataaaacgcaGACTTTTAATCCATTTAAAAACACGAGGTAGCTCATATGTCAACATGTCTTGTCCTGGAGGTGATTGATGCTGATTCAGGAGAGTTTGCATCAGAAGTGTATTTCCTGTGTGGTTTATCTTCCAGTCCTGCACCAATAGTCAGTTCCAGTCAGTACTGAGGGTACCTGTTCAGGTGGGGGCCGCTCTGCAGGGTGTACTGACTGGGGGGTTGGTGGTGTGAGTTCTGATTGGTCGGCACCAACACGTCAAACACACTCTTATTGGGCGGCACTGATTGCAACATGTGGTCCAGGTCCATAAGGAGGGGGGCGGTTTGGGCAGAAACCCTTCCACTGGGGAGTAAAGGCCAGTAGGCGTGCCCTAAAAAGTGACCCGGGGCTACAGGAGAGCTGCCATAGCCGTATAGAGGAAGTCCGCCATGCAGGGGCATCAGAGGGCCTCCGTTGAACCGCATGCTGGGGGGGGCCACGGCATTAGGGGGGGCATATTTAGCGTAGGACGTAGGGAGTTCCCATGGGGGTGCAGAGGTGTCTCGTCGAGCTGATTTGTGCACAGGGGGTCTGTAGTCCTCGTACCCGTCGGACCCGGCCTCTCCGTCCAAAGGAACACGTTTCCCAGACAACCCTTTCCAGTCCTCATCCGACGAGGAGGTGGAGGCGGGGCTGGCGGAGGACGCCGAGGCGCTGCGGGCGGAGGAGGCGTAGCGAGGGCGAGGGGATCGAGGGcgctcccccctcccccagcaGTCCCTGGAGGACACGTCCACATCGGAGGCGCTCGGGGGACGCAGGCTGTGCAGCAGAGAGTCGATGGCGAAGGACGAGTCCAGTTTAGGGCGGAACAGATCTTCCTGAGGTGGGGAGGGGTTTCTCGAGCGCACAATGGGGAGGTGGGTGACGGGTggaagtggaggaggaggagctgcaggaggcTCAGATTCAACCTTGTGCCCCTGCAGGATGTAGGGGGCGAGGTCCTGGGCGAAGATGGTCTCATCCTGCCGAGACACCGCCGTGTTCTGCCTCTTCAGGAGCTCCAGAGGGACCCGGCTCAGCTCCACGGCCCAGAAGTTACCTTTTCCCTGAGGCTTCCCGGGGTCTTTCAGCACCTacaggtggagagggggggagaCAGTGAGATGAGCACTTGGCCTGAAGACCTAGTCGGACCGGACGGACCCAGTTTTACTGTTAACCATCACAATAACAGAGGATAGGCCCAACACTGGTTACAAGGTTCAATCAAAAACCCCTCGAGCATATTTCTAGAAGAGATAGTGCGatgcaaatgttaaaaggcCAGTTCAATCAAACATATTATCCCTTTTATATGTAATGCTACTCGTGAATTTAGATTGTTTTGGTGCAAGTTACAGATTGTTGGTGATTTCAGCTGAAAAATACGTCAAACAATGGAACTAGAAAGTACAGCTTGAAACCTGCAACCACGTCTCATGACTTCAAAATGAAACAGATCTTGTTTCAATCCGTTCCCTACTCTAGGAACTATTTTCTTTCTACcaaactacagctgcatcactgcACAGGAGGAGAGATGTGAAGAGGCTCACAGGCAGTCGTGCTTTTGGTATCAAGTAAATAGTTCAAAGATGAAACCGTTTAAAACAAAGTCTGTGGATCATCTTCAGTATGTGGACCATGCTTTTCTGAAAAGGCACGTTGTGTGTGAGTTCTATACGTGTATGGTTAAGCACAGTTTGAACTAGTTTCACAGATTTGAGAAAAAGCAGACAAGTCGTATTAGaacactcaaaatctcacaccAAAACAATCTGGATGGATTGAAATGTGTATTTTTAATTTAACAAGGGTTCAATCGTGTGATAATTTCAACAACCTTCACAAAGCAGTCATAGGAGGAGAGGTTGTGGCGCACAGAGTCCCGCCAGCCCTTATAGTTTCCTTTGAAGAATGGGAAGAGGGTGCTGATCTCCTTCAGGATCTGGAAACAACACAAAACATCAGAATGGCCGCCTGGAGAAGAAGCTTCATTTCACTTTGGGTATGCAATGATATGTAAACACATTGATGTGGTGACTTCAGAGTTGATAAGTTACTTTAACTGACTTGCATTAAGTTAatgcttcagtttaaagctGTTAATTAATAAAAGCCAGGAGGTAGAAATCACTATAATAATGAAAGTTGTATTGGCAAAACTTTATTAGTTTAACAACGGAAATGTGGCTTTACAATGCAAGTGATATCACCATGTTATCCCTTCTCTGATACAGATCAGTGTCTGGTTTCACTGCAGTCCCGccttatcaaatcaaatcaggaATGGTCAGGGTGCCGGTCACTGAAGTGTCACCAACAGGCTGCTGTTTAGTGTCACTCTAGAAACCCATTATCAGTTTgtgttattgatatatttagtagAAAGTGAAAGTAATTCTCTGATTATTGTTAGTCTCCTGCTAGAATGTCACTACAGAGTCATTCCTGTGAGATATACTGCTGGTTTAAAGTAAACATCATGAGTAGCACTGTGCGTAAAAACTCCCCATGTGCCATTTTTTACCAAAATAGCTCAAATAGCGAACGGGATTCAAGCATTTACGAAATTAAACTAAGTGTAATCTTACCTCAGATAACGTAAGCTTCCTCTCCGGCGACCTTTGGATGACCATAGCAATCATAGCGAGGTAGGAGTACGGAGGCTTTGGATACCGCTGAtagttcttcttcttcgcccCGCTGGTGCTGCTCGTCTCCCGGTTACCGTTCCACGTCTCCTGGGAAATAGTCTCCCGTTTAAAGTTGGCATCTTGTTGATTCGGGTAATCAGAGCCCGGCGGTGCGGGTGTATCCATGAAGGCTGTGGTGCTGGTGATGTGTTCAGGACGCGCGGTGGGTTTCTCCAGGCGCTGCTGAGGCACCATGTGAGCCAGGTGGTGAGGCCAATGCTGGGCTGCAGAGCTCCGCGCTACTCCGCTGTGAGGAGGACAACTGTGCTGCGCATCTCTGTGGAAGTCAAGGTGATGGTCGTGATGCTCTCCATAGTGGGACAGGGCGGCTGGTGCCGAGATGGTCGGCTCCGGCCAGTGCTTTGTCATGCTGATGCACAGCCGGGGGGTGAAGACCGGCCCGCACGTTTGGACAGGAGCTCGGGGGGGAGGGAGGTCAAAGAGTCGGTCCTTAACTTCTGGCAGACTGCCGGCTCCAGGCTGACTATTTGAAGAGCAAACAATTAACAGTTTCATGTAAATCCCGCTGCGTAATCGAGAGGAGAATGACGCGTTATCTGAGAGCAGAATGAGTGATCGCGCCGGGGGGCTGGGGAGGGTCTGTGTACGAGGAGGGGCGACAGAAAGACAGTAAACCTGTAAATAACCCTTATGATAATATCAACATGCCACTTACAACCCAGGGATTCAGTTTGCTTTGGAATCAGGAGATTTACGCGCCAAGGCCTAAAAGTATTACGTGCGTATTTGGAGGAGGCAACTTCAAACAAACAATTACATTGACTTATAACAATTCCAAAGATAAgggcatcagaatcagaaacgggtttattaccAGCTAGGTTCACACGTACggggaatttgacttgatggcATGGTGCATATCAAATATCAAACAAAAAatctaaaaaaaaagtacacagatagcgaactatatcAAGAACACTGTAAACAATatgtatatagatagatagcaatacaataaaaataaaacagtatCATTATTTGAATAACTCAATTACATCTGCAGAACATGTCATCTACATATAATGGCTGTATTAAAAATACTTTTCTCGAGAGTCGGGACACTTCGCTCAGAGGCGAAAGCTAAAGCGTGTGGGGGGTGGGGTACAAGAAAGAGGGGTAATTTCGATTGAAGCTTACATGCAATCAACAATTTTTGGTGAGCAATATACATAACGAATGGCTAATATACAAACACTAAAACATTAAGATTATGGTGATTTACATGATTGAGAATCATCCATTTTAAAAAGGGCACAGCCAATAACTAGTCTCTGAA includes:
- the foxh1 gene encoding forkhead box protein H1: MTKHWPEPTISAPAALSHYGEHHDHHLDFHRDAQHSCPPHSGVARSSAAQHWPHHLAHMVPQQRLEKPTARPEHITSTTAFMDTPAPPGSDYPNQQDANFKRETISQETWNGNRETSSTSGAKKKNYQRYPKPPYSYLAMIAMVIQRSPERKLTLSEILKEISTLFPFFKGNYKGWRDSVRHNLSSYDCFVKVLKDPGKPQGKGNFWAVELSRVPLELLKRQNTAVSRQDETIFAQDLAPYILQGHKVESEPPAAPPPPLPPVTHLPIVRSRNPSPPQEDLFRPKLDSSFAIDSLLHSLRPPSASDVDVSSRDCWGRGERPRSPRPRYASSARSASASSASPASTSSSDEDWKGLSGKRVPLDGEAGSDGYEDYRPPVHKSARRDTSAPPWELPTSYAKYAPPNAVAPPSMRFNGGPLMPLHGGLPLYGYGSSPVAPGHFLGHAYWPLLPSGRVSAQTAPLLMDLDHMLQSVPPNKSVFDVLVPTNQNSHHQPPSQYTLQSGPHLNRYPQY